Proteins from a genomic interval of Rickettsia sp. Oklahoma-10:
- a CDS encoding LPS-assembly protein LptD has translation MLLRIICLFIIIISPLINFADNFKKGHNIKISNMIADFVEYNGIQGLIYAKGNIQIITDEYLLKADNLLYDIKKDILWAEGNIRIKDKQNRIIEGSQLVLKDEFKKGVISEFILLSGYNNLLIAKLAERIDENNLKLHHAEFTPCVVTCNRNPIWQIAAKDTYIHFEEHRIVYKNVFFEVYRVPIFFLPYFSHPTPTAPATSGLLVPDIKNKGLGIPLYLYAKPNMDFTLTPRIFSKYQTFELEARYRPNNTDNMNFQGSYGKLPYFLEKDGSIVKNQKVSSYHYIASGSFISNDKVYDYGFRIERTSDKAYLKNYYNSYASYLTSKIFLNKIHEANYFSLEGLSFQDLVSNDSKYTDSLVFPKINTKNVINLNDNSFIVVENNTLMYKERIGTQLARTSLQFSILHYFITSSGQIFDFAAKDRGDFYLARRVYLDKTRDTKSFQRNIPELQILWRYPLVGNITRMINLLIEPVVSFTMGHKLSKKDKKFVIIDPAQYELSEKNIFLSNRYSGIDCHDFGNRLSYGVNTSIAKEGNYLKLFLGQSRNTRYSIDLPADDTENVGQILVNISNNLELFYSFRQDKHFRPIRYEVGGNFNYNKINCLGSFIQLAKLKKYYSVENTRVANNRVQQFYGDINYQLADNWIVGFGGRIDLSKRSPNLLTRTIRVTYAKDCVRITAKIYSDYLADGSRGIKKTTSSPTLSIGLKVLNM, from the coding sequence ATGCTACTGCGAATAATATGCTTGTTTATTATTATAATATCTCCTCTGATAAATTTTGCTGATAATTTTAAGAAGGGCCACAATATTAAGATAAGCAATATGATAGCTGATTTTGTAGAGTATAACGGAATTCAGGGTTTGATATATGCTAAAGGTAATATACAAATTATCACAGATGAGTATTTATTAAAGGCAGATAATTTACTTTATGATATAAAAAAGGATATTTTATGGGCAGAAGGTAATATCCGCATTAAGGATAAACAAAATAGAATAATAGAGGGTTCTCAATTAGTTTTAAAAGATGAATTTAAAAAGGGTGTCATATCAGAATTCATTTTGCTTTCAGGTTATAATAATCTTTTAATTGCTAAACTTGCTGAAAGAATAGATGAAAATAATCTTAAGTTGCACCATGCTGAATTTACGCCTTGTGTTGTTACTTGTAATAGAAATCCTATTTGGCAAATTGCTGCTAAGGATACTTATATTCACTTTGAAGAGCATAGAATAGTTTATAAAAATGTGTTTTTTGAAGTATATAGAGTACCAATTTTTTTCTTGCCATATTTTTCCCATCCGACTCCTACAGCTCCTGCAACTTCCGGGTTATTAGTGCCAGACATAAAAAACAAAGGACTTGGTATACCTCTATATCTATATGCAAAACCTAATATGGATTTTACCCTCACTCCGCGCATTTTTAGTAAATATCAAACTTTTGAATTAGAAGCACGTTATCGCCCGAATAATACTGATAATATGAATTTTCAAGGTAGTTACGGTAAATTACCCTATTTTCTAGAAAAAGATGGAAGTATAGTAAAAAATCAAAAAGTTTCTTCTTATCATTATATAGCAAGTGGCAGTTTTATTAGTAACGATAAAGTTTATGATTACGGTTTTAGGATAGAACGTACATCGGATAAAGCTTATTTAAAAAATTATTATAATAGCTATGCTTCATATCTAACTTCTAAAATATTCTTAAATAAAATTCATGAGGCTAATTATTTTTCGTTGGAAGGATTAAGTTTTCAAGACTTAGTTAGTAATGATAGTAAGTATACTGATTCGCTAGTATTCCCAAAAATCAATACAAAAAACGTGATAAATTTAAATGATAATAGTTTTATTGTTGTTGAAAATAATACGTTAATGTACAAAGAAAGGATAGGAACACAACTTGCTAGAACTTCTTTACAATTTTCGATTCTTCATTATTTTATAACTTCCTCAGGACAAATTTTTGATTTTGCTGCTAAGGATAGAGGTGATTTTTACCTTGCAAGACGAGTCTATTTAGATAAAACGAGAGACACTAAATCATTCCAACGAAATATACCGGAATTACAAATTTTGTGGCGTTATCCGTTAGTAGGTAATATAACAAGAATGATAAATTTACTTATTGAGCCGGTAGTGTCTTTTACTATGGGACATAAATTATCTAAGAAAGACAAAAAATTTGTTATAATTGATCCTGCTCAATATGAATTATCTGAAAAAAATATCTTTTTATCCAATCGTTATAGCGGTATTGATTGCCATGATTTCGGTAATAGATTAAGTTATGGTGTAAATACTAGTATTGCTAAAGAAGGAAATTATTTAAAATTATTTTTAGGGCAGTCCCGTAACACACGATATAGTATAGATTTACCCGCTGATGATACGGAAAATGTCGGTCAAATCTTAGTTAATATTTCTAATAATTTAGAATTGTTTTATAGTTTCCGGCAAGATAAACATTTTAGGCCTATCAGATATGAAGTAGGAGGAAATTTTAACTATAATAAAATTAACTGTTTAGGTAGTTTTATTCAGCTTGCAAAGCTTAAAAAATATTATTCTGTAGAAAATACAAGGGTTGCAAATAATAGAGTGCAGCAATTTTATGGAGACATAAATTATCAACTAGCGGACAATTGGATTGTAGGCTTTGGTGGACGTATTGATCTCTCTAAACGATCCCCAAATTTACTTACTCGAACTATTAGGGTGACATATGCTAAAGATTGTGTTAGAATTACTGCAAAGATTTATTCCGATTATTTAGCTGACGGAAGTAGAGGAATCAAAAAGACTACTTCTTCACCTACTCTTTCTATCGGTTTAAAAGTATTAAACATGTAA
- the xseA gene encoding exodeoxyribonuclease VII large subunit: MLDNFIANQATKEFSVSEISNKIKELLEHNFGYIKVKGEISGFKIASSGHAYFNLKENTAILACTCWRPILAKITFPLNDGMEVVISGKLSSYSGNSRYQLSVDNLQPAGLGAILQILNERKGRLEKEGLFNKRRIPIPFLPTRIGVITSITGAVIKDIIHRIRERFPTHIIIWPVSVQGENSGNEIASAIEGFNKLEEEKKPSVIIVARGGGSIEDLWSFNDEILVRAAYNSKIPIISAVGHEVDYTLIDLAADKRAPTPTAAAEFAVPVRSILNHTIQSYEKVLLNNIRQLIKYHEQNIVNYNKIHRYLAHYINNRQQLLDETSFNLLDALPCFIELQKTKLKSFSKERINPAKIINYKTLELSHQIAYLSKSANNTLKNFGYKLELNSTLLASLDYHNVLKRGFAIVKGEMGNFLSSKITAADEKIFNIKFYDGEIKVVRN, translated from the coding sequence ATGTTAGACAATTTCATTGCGAATCAAGCAACTAAAGAATTTTCAGTTAGTGAGATTTCTAATAAAATTAAAGAATTATTAGAACATAATTTTGGCTATATTAAGGTCAAAGGAGAAATTTCAGGTTTTAAAATAGCAAGCTCAGGGCATGCTTATTTTAACTTAAAAGAAAATACTGCTATTTTAGCCTGTACTTGCTGGCGTCCTATTCTTGCTAAAATCACATTTCCTTTAAATGACGGCATGGAAGTAGTGATTAGCGGTAAACTCTCAAGTTATTCAGGTAATTCACGCTATCAATTATCAGTAGATAATTTACAACCCGCAGGACTTGGAGCTATACTGCAAATTCTAAACGAGCGTAAAGGACGTTTAGAGAAAGAGGGTCTATTTAATAAGAGACGTATTCCTATACCTTTTTTACCTACTAGAATAGGAGTTATCACCTCAATAACCGGCGCTGTTATTAAAGATATTATTCATCGTATTCGTGAACGTTTTCCGACTCATATAATAATATGGCCGGTTAGCGTACAAGGAGAAAATTCCGGTAATGAAATTGCCTCAGCAATTGAAGGATTTAACAAATTAGAAGAGGAAAAGAAACCAAGTGTTATAATTGTTGCTAGAGGCGGCGGCTCTATAGAAGATCTTTGGTCATTTAACGATGAGATATTAGTACGTGCCGCTTATAATTCAAAAATTCCTATTATTTCTGCAGTAGGTCATGAAGTGGATTATACTTTAATAGATTTAGCAGCTGACAAAAGAGCTCCAACTCCTACTGCTGCCGCAGAATTTGCTGTACCAGTACGATCTATTTTAAATCATACCATACAATCTTATGAAAAAGTATTATTAAATAATATTAGACAATTAATTAAGTATCACGAACAAAATATAGTAAATTATAATAAAATACACAGATATCTCGCTCACTATATAAATAATAGACAGCAATTACTGGATGAAACCAGTTTTAATTTACTAGATGCTTTACCATGCTTTATTGAACTACAAAAAACAAAGCTTAAATCTTTTTCTAAAGAAAGAATTAACCCTGCTAAAATAATCAATTACAAAACATTAGAATTATCACATCAAATAGCTTATCTATCAAAATCGGCAAATAATACTTTGAAAAACTTTGGGTATAAATTAGAATTAAATAGTACATTACTTGCAAGCCTTGATTATCATAATGTATTAAAACGAGGCTTTGCTATAGTTAAAGGAGAAATGGGTAATTTTTTATCTTCTAAAATTACTGCTGCGGATGAAAAAATTTTTAATATTAAATTTTATGACGGCGAAATTAAAGTAGTTCGTAACTAA
- the xth gene encoding exodeoxyribonuclease III yields the protein MKIATWNINSIKTRINLLRNFLSKENLDIVLLQEIKCETEKFPFDELSDLPYNFYVHGQKTYNGVAIISKFPADELIKDFPDNYCSDQARFLEIKLSLPIGFCNIISLYAPNGSFVGSNKFIAKLAFYEALINYLSTKKSFDEKTIIGGDFNIAPFDIDVYSPKALAETTCFTKVEQKKLRTILNSGFEDLYRLIHPSKQEFSWWDYRAGCFEQNKGMRIDMILGCNNTIDYLENCYMDYNLRTQEKPSDHIPVIASFKV from the coding sequence ATGAAGATAGCTACTTGGAATATTAATTCCATAAAAACAAGAATTAATTTATTGCGTAATTTTTTGTCTAAGGAAAATCTAGATATTGTATTATTACAAGAAATAAAGTGTGAAACTGAAAAATTCCCGTTTGATGAATTATCCGATTTACCTTATAATTTTTACGTTCACGGACAAAAAACATATAACGGTGTTGCTATAATCTCAAAATTTCCTGCCGATGAACTAATTAAGGATTTTCCAGATAATTACTGCAGTGATCAAGCAAGGTTCTTAGAAATAAAATTATCACTACCTATAGGGTTTTGTAATATAATCTCGCTCTATGCTCCTAACGGATCATTTGTCGGTAGCAATAAATTTATAGCAAAACTAGCATTTTATGAAGCGCTTATCAATTATCTATCAACTAAAAAATCTTTTGATGAAAAAACTATCATTGGCGGTGATTTCAATATTGCACCGTTTGATATAGACGTATATTCACCTAAAGCATTAGCTGAAACTACTTGTTTTACTAAGGTTGAACAAAAAAAATTACGAACTATTCTAAATTCTGGATTTGAGGATTTATACAGATTAATACATCCGAGTAAACAAGAGTTTTCATGGTGGGATTATAGAGCTGGATGTTTTGAACAAAATAAAGGTATGAGAATCGATATGATCCTTGGTTGTAATAATACAATTGACTATTTAGAAAATTGCTATATGGATTATAATTTAAGGACACAAGAAAAACCTTCAGATCATATACCGGTCATTGCTAGCTTTAAGGTATAA
- the der gene encoding ribosome biogenesis GTPase Der, with the protein MNKQIITLVGRPNVGKSTLFNRLSIRKKAIVHDLPGVTRDRKYTDGKIGAFEFLLIDTPGLEENTGSMSVRLMEQTTKAILEADLICFMVDGRSGILPDDKSLSSFIRKYNKPAILVVNKCEKAFGFDKEYYQLGFNSMVAISAEHGTGLIDLYDEIIAKLPEEESIDTNIVDPIKGDCVQIVISGRPNAGKSTFINALINDERLLTGPEAGITRESIEIDWQYKNNHIKLIDTAGLRKKSAIIESLEKLSASDAINSIKFANTVILMIDALSPLKQQDLNIASYVANEGRSIIIVVNKWDLVKESEKEAFQEEFYYQIDTHLPQVKGVSVLFISAINKQNIEQVLDACLKIYKIWNKKITTSKLNEWLNFTTEAHPLPLKKGGKRVRIKYMTQTKTRPPTFKLFSNNPEKITDSYTRYLINNMRETFNMPGIPIRFTYVKIKNPYV; encoded by the coding sequence ATGAATAAACAAATCATTACTTTGGTAGGAAGACCTAATGTCGGCAAATCAACGCTTTTTAATAGATTAAGCATACGTAAAAAAGCTATTGTTCATGATCTACCCGGAGTCACTAGAGATAGAAAATATACAGACGGCAAAATCGGGGCTTTTGAATTTTTGTTAATTGATACTCCAGGACTTGAAGAGAATACTGGTAGTATGAGTGTACGACTAATGGAGCAGACCACTAAAGCAATTTTAGAGGCAGATTTAATTTGCTTTATGGTTGACGGTAGAAGCGGAATATTGCCTGATGATAAGTCACTTAGTAGTTTTATTAGAAAATATAATAAACCTGCAATACTGGTAGTTAATAAATGCGAAAAAGCTTTTGGTTTTGATAAAGAATACTACCAATTAGGCTTTAATAGTATGGTAGCTATTTCTGCCGAGCATGGCACAGGCTTAATTGATTTATATGACGAGATTATTGCCAAGTTACCTGAAGAAGAATCAATCGACACAAATATAGTGGATCCAATTAAAGGAGATTGTGTACAAATAGTAATTAGCGGCAGACCTAATGCTGGAAAATCTACTTTTATAAACGCTCTTATTAATGACGAAAGATTATTAACTGGTCCTGAAGCAGGTATTACTCGCGAATCGATTGAAATTGATTGGCAATATAAAAACAATCATATTAAATTGATTGATACAGCAGGACTCCGTAAAAAATCTGCTATTATAGAATCTTTAGAAAAATTATCAGCATCAGATGCTATTAACAGTATTAAATTTGCTAATACCGTAATTCTAATGATTGATGCTTTATCTCCTCTAAAACAGCAAGATTTAAACATTGCAAGCTATGTAGCAAATGAGGGCAGAAGTATCATTATAGTAGTGAATAAATGGGATTTAGTTAAAGAATCTGAAAAAGAAGCGTTTCAGGAAGAATTTTATTATCAGATAGATACTCATTTACCTCAGGTTAAAGGCGTCTCTGTGCTATTCATTTCAGCGATAAATAAACAAAATATTGAACAAGTTTTAGATGCTTGTCTTAAAATTTATAAAATTTGGAATAAGAAAATAACTACTAGCAAATTAAATGAATGGCTAAATTTTACTACGGAAGCACATCCACTACCTCTAAAAAAAGGCGGCAAAAGAGTACGTATAAAATATATGACTCAAACAAAAACTCGTCCCCCTACTTTCAAGTTATTTTCCAATAATCCAGAAAAAATTACTGATAGTTATACTAGATATTTAATAAATAATATGCGTGAAACTTTTAACATGCCAGGTATTCCTATCAGATTCACTTACGTCAAAATTAAAAACCCGTATGTATAG
- the ubiB gene encoding 2-polyprenylphenol 6-hydroxylase encodes MISNFLDLIRILRIISKKQILIDSRVPKNFRFIGYILALFFAPISLIKKSSEDYGKRLIDCLINLGPIYIKFGQTLSTRADLVGVEIAEHLRLLQDKLTPFDSGVARKIIEREFCKHNVMLWLDYGIHNSNWILRSRRGMTISHFNDTPVAAASISQVHKARLATGEYVAVKILRPDIHKKYNRDIKLLYFLARIVSKFSKAKRLKPIKVVDKFHETMKFEIDLRLEAAAASELMHNMRNDSNVIIPKIYWDLTSENILTTEWLEGTSIYDTSLLKQMGLEPKKIALGFALMFFYQAYRDGFFHADLHAGNILVNKQGKIILLDFGIMGRLNEKDRLAVAESLFGFFKRDYKLVAKVHLKAGYIPSNTNLDLFAQSCRAVIEPIVGIPTKNISIGKLLADLFKITEDFGMEIQPELLLLQKTLIMVEGIGRQLDNNVNMWQLAEPWIKKWAVKNLSPEAKLLRLIKHYLTTLEDII; translated from the coding sequence ATGATAAGTAATTTTTTAGATTTAATACGTATTTTGCGTATCATCAGTAAAAAACAAATCCTAATTGATTCTAGAGTTCCTAAAAATTTTAGGTTTATCGGTTATATATTAGCTTTATTTTTTGCTCCGATATCATTAATAAAAAAATCAAGTGAAGATTACGGCAAACGCTTAATAGATTGTTTAATTAACCTTGGACCTATTTATATAAAATTCGGACAAACACTTTCTACAAGAGCTGATTTAGTAGGAGTAGAAATAGCAGAGCATTTAAGATTATTGCAAGATAAGCTAACTCCGTTTGATAGTGGGGTGGCTAGAAAAATTATAGAGAGGGAGTTTTGTAAGCATAATGTCATGCTGTGGCTTGACTATGGAATCCATAACAGCAACTGGATACTGAGATCGAGGCGTGGTATGACAATATCACACTTCAATGACACCCCGGTCGCTGCCGCTTCAATCTCGCAAGTGCATAAGGCGCGGCTGGCAACCGGTGAGTATGTTGCGGTAAAAATATTACGTCCCGATATTCATAAAAAATATAACCGAGATATTAAGCTGCTATATTTTCTAGCAAGAATCGTATCAAAATTTTCTAAAGCAAAGAGGCTAAAACCGATTAAAGTAGTTGATAAATTTCATGAAACTATGAAATTTGAGATTGATTTAAGGCTAGAAGCAGCTGCTGCTTCCGAGCTTATGCATAATATGCGAAATGATAGTAATGTAATAATTCCTAAAATATATTGGGATTTAACATCGGAAAATATACTCACTACTGAGTGGCTAGAAGGAACTTCTATATATGATACTTCGCTGCTAAAACAAATGGGATTAGAACCAAAAAAAATAGCTCTGGGTTTTGCCTTAATGTTTTTTTATCAAGCCTATAGAGACGGATTTTTTCATGCTGATTTACATGCAGGAAATATTTTAGTAAACAAGCAAGGTAAGATAATCCTGCTTGATTTTGGCATTATGGGCAGACTTAATGAGAAAGACCGATTAGCCGTTGCCGAAAGCCTATTCGGTTTTTTTAAGCGTGATTATAAATTAGTGGCTAAAGTACATTTAAAAGCAGGTTATATCCCTTCAAATACCAATTTAGATTTGTTTGCTCAAAGTTGTAGAGCGGTTATCGAGCCTATAGTAGGTATACCTACAAAAAATATTTCCATAGGTAAGTTGCTTGCAGATTTATTTAAAATTACTGAAGATTTTGGTATGGAAATACAACCGGAATTATTGTTATTACAAAAGACTCTGATAATGGTTGAAGGGATAGGTAGGCAGTTAGATAATAATGTTAATATGTGGCAACTAGCTGAACCTTGGATTAAAAAATGGGCAGTGAAAAATTTAAGTCCGGAAGCAAAATTATTGCGATTAATTAAGCATTATTTAACTACCTTAGAGGATATTATTTGA
- the ubiE gene encoding bifunctional demethylmenaquinone methyltransferase/2-methoxy-6-polyprenyl-1,4-benzoquinol methylase UbiE, whose product MNQTNFGFKKVDYTEKQGLVNNIFSNVVDKYDLMNDLMSFGLHRLWKDEFIRQIPNLNSHILDVASGSGDIALKLAKKARDRGNNVSLTVSDINEAMLRHAKKKSIDLNLFQNLKFIVASAEELPFADNSFDYYTIAFGIRNVPDINKALKDAYRVLKPMGKFICLEFSKVKEGILKDFYKFYSFNIIPQIGHMVVGSKEAYKYLVESIELFPSQDDFRIMIKEAGFEEVHYKNLSNGIVAVHSAYKI is encoded by the coding sequence ATGAACCAAACAAATTTTGGCTTTAAAAAAGTAGACTACACTGAAAAACAAGGGTTAGTAAATAATATTTTTTCTAATGTTGTGGATAAGTATGATTTAATGAACGATCTTATGAGCTTTGGATTGCATCGCTTGTGGAAAGATGAGTTTATTAGGCAAATTCCAAATCTTAACTCTCATATCTTAGATGTTGCTAGCGGTAGCGGTGATATTGCTTTAAAGCTTGCTAAAAAAGCAAGAGATAGAGGAAATAATGTCTCTTTAACTGTAAGTGACATAAATGAAGCAATGCTGAGACATGCTAAAAAGAAATCAATAGATCTTAATCTATTTCAAAACCTTAAATTTATTGTAGCCAGTGCTGAAGAATTGCCTTTTGCAGATAATAGTTTTGATTATTATACTATAGCATTCGGTATTAGAAACGTACCTGACATTAATAAGGCTTTAAAAGACGCTTATCGAGTGCTAAAACCAATGGGTAAGTTTATATGTCTTGAGTTTTCAAAAGTAAAAGAGGGAATCTTAAAAGATTTTTATAAATTTTACTCATTTAATATTATACCTCAAATTGGTCACATGGTAGTAGGTAGTAAAGAGGCATATAAATATTTGGTCGAAAGTATAGAGTTATTTCCCTCACAGGATGACTTTAGAATAATGATTAAAGAAGCCGGTTTTGAAGAGGTACATTATAAAAATTTAAGTAACGGTATAGTAGCGGTACATAGTGCATATAAGATATGA
- the mutM gene encoding bifunctional DNA-formamidopyrimidine glycosylase/DNA-(apurinic or apyrimidinic site) lyase, whose translation MPELPEVETLKNSLKDKLIGLIIENVEFKRDNLRYKLSPLLATEISNTNILNVRRRAKYLIIDFGNYHSLVIHLGMSGRFTVQPANYKIQKHDHVIFNLNNCKKLIFNDTRRFGMVYSFKTNFLEEEFFHNLGIEPLSDVLTLGYLKSKLITRKIPIKNLIMDNRIIVGVGNIYASESLHLARIHPNTLGSNLKDDEIANLIKSIREVLTKAITAGGTTLKDFVNGNSKPGYFSQQLTVYGREGQKCPHCSSTILKTKHSGRSTFYCKICQYT comes from the coding sequence ATGCCGGAACTTCCTGAAGTAGAAACTCTTAAAAACTCTCTGAAAGATAAGCTAATCGGGCTTATTATAGAAAATGTAGAGTTTAAAAGAGATAATTTACGTTATAAGTTATCTCCACTTTTAGCTACAGAAATCTCAAATACTAATATACTGAATGTTAGGCGTCGTGCAAAATATTTAATTATCGATTTTGGTAATTATCATTCTTTAGTTATCCATCTAGGTATGAGCGGTAGGTTTACAGTGCAACCTGCTAATTATAAAATTCAAAAACATGATCACGTGATTTTTAATTTAAATAACTGCAAAAAGTTAATTTTCAACGATACTAGACGCTTCGGAATGGTTTATAGCTTTAAAACTAATTTCTTAGAAGAGGAATTTTTTCATAATCTAGGAATAGAGCCACTTTCTGATGTATTAACACTCGGATATTTAAAAAGTAAATTAATTACTCGAAAAATACCTATAAAAAACTTGATTATGGATAATAGAATTATAGTCGGAGTTGGTAATATTTATGCTTCTGAAAGTCTTCATTTAGCTAGAATCCATCCGAATACACTAGGTAGCAATTTAAAGGATGATGAAATAGCAAATTTAATTAAATCGATTAGAGAAGTGTTAACTAAAGCTATAACTGCCGGCGGCACTACTCTAAAAGATTTTGTAAACGGTAATAGTAAACCTGGTTATTTTAGTCAGCAACTTACGGTTTATGGTAGAGAAGGACAAAAATGCCCTCACTGTTCCAGTACTATTCTCAAAACAAAGCACTCAGGAAGAAGTACTTTTTATTGTAAAATTTGCCAATATACTTGA
- a CDS encoding RC1041 family protein has protein sequence MGNTTEKQIIISEFKNDNDEDEDEKKLKAEDARKQLKAILITFGIILTGFLTFTYFFFNYIEAKAEKYKQQQETQNN, from the coding sequence ATGGGGAATACTACAGAAAAACAAATAATAATCTCTGAGTTCAAAAATGATAATGATGAAGATGAAGATGAAAAAAAATTAAAAGCAGAAGATGCACGTAAACAACTTAAAGCAATACTAATAACATTTGGTATTATTTTGACCGGGTTTTTAACTTTTACTTATTTCTTTTTTAATTACATAGAAGCAAAAGCAGAAAAATACAAGCAACAACAAGAAACTCAAAATAACTAA
- a CDS encoding TatD family hydrolase gives MLIDSHCHLNLLTKNIDLDSVIQRALENNVQYMQTICTKLEDLSIILEIAEKYANVFASVGVHPCEVNESSQLITNSEIIELTKHPKIIGIGETGIDYYHEPYNKKSQKDSLVAHIQAASSTSLPAIIHTREADEDTIDILTSEMHNSKFSGLIHCFTSSKNLATKMLDIGLYISISGIVTFKNATDLQEIVKYVPLDRLLIETDSPYLAPIPMRGRQNEPAFVRYVAEKIAELKNITSKEVANVTNHNFKTLFSKFEQYIKYTL, from the coding sequence ATTTTGATAGATTCACATTGTCATCTTAATTTACTTACCAAAAATATAGATTTAGATTCTGTCATTCAAAGAGCGTTAGAAAATAATGTGCAGTATATGCAAACTATCTGCACTAAACTTGAAGATTTATCAATTATTTTAGAAATAGCCGAAAAATATGCAAATGTTTTTGCGAGTGTGGGGGTACATCCATGTGAGGTAAATGAAAGTAGCCAGCTCATTACTAATTCAGAAATAATAGAGTTGACCAAGCATCCGAAAATTATTGGAATCGGTGAAACAGGTATTGATTATTATCATGAACCTTACAATAAAAAATCACAAAAAGATTCGCTTGTAGCACATATACAAGCAGCATCTTCCACAAGCCTACCTGCCATTATTCATACAAGAGAAGCAGATGAAGACACTATTGATATTTTAACTTCAGAAATGCATAATAGCAAATTTTCTGGGCTGATTCACTGTTTTACCTCCTCAAAAAATCTAGCAACAAAGATGCTAGATATAGGCTTATATATTTCAATCTCCGGTATTGTTACTTTTAAGAATGCAACCGATTTGCAGGAAATAGTCAAATATGTACCACTTGATAGGTTATTAATCGAAACAGACTCACCTTATTTAGCACCAATCCCTATGCGTGGCAGACAAAACGAACCAGCGTTTGTGAGATATGTTGCTGAGAAAATTGCTGAACTCAAAAATATTACCTCTAAAGAAGTGGCAAATGTTACTAATCATAATTTCAAGACTTTATTTTCTAAATTTGAACAATATATAAAGTATACTTTATAG